Below is a genomic region from Myxococcota bacterium.
TCGCGCTGTACGCGGATCCGCAGGCGTGGAGTGGCAAGGCGATCCAGAACGTGGCCGCCTCTGGCAAGTTCTCGAGCGATCGCACCATCGCCGAGTACGCGAAGGAAATCTGGAATGTCAGGGCCTGCCCGGTCTCATAGCGCGACGGAGGTCTTTCTGATCCGCCACGGCGAAACGCAATGGAGCCTCTCCGGCCAGCACACGGGAGTCACCGACATCCCGTTGACGGAGAAGGGTCGCAGAGCAGCGAAGCAGCTCGAGCCATTGCTCGCGGGACTGAACTTCAGCCTGGTGCTGGCGAGCCCGCTGCAGCGCGCGCAGGAGACGTGCGAGCTGGCCGGTCTCGGGGATCGCGTGAAGGCCGATCCGGACCTGATGGAGTGGCGCTACGGCGAGTACGAGGGGCTGACGCCCGAGCAGATCCAGCGCCGGGCCCCAGGCTGGATGATCTTCGCCGACGGGTGCCCCGGCGGCGAGAGCCCGGGCGAAGTCGGGGCCCGCGTCGATCGGCTGATCGGCAAGGTCCGCGCAGTCGCAGGGCGTGTCGCGCTATTCGGGCACGGCCATGTCTTCCGGGTCTTCGCGGCGCGCTGGATCGGGCTGGCACCGACCGAGGGAGGTCACTTCCTCCTCGACACTTCGACGCTGAACGTCCTCGGTTACTACCGAGGCATTCCCGCAGTGAAGATCTGGAACGCCCCGTTGAACGCGAGGTCGATGCCGTGACGAAGTCCGAGCTGGAAGGAACGGCCGCCGCTCTGGTGGCGCGCGGCAAGGGGTTGCTCGCCGCTGACGAGACCGTGCCCACGCTGACCAAGCGCTTCGACGCGCTGAAGATCGAGTCCACTCCAGAGAGCCGGCGAGACTACCGTCAGATGCTGCTCACAACGCCCGGAGCCAGTGAGTTCATCAGCGGCGTGATCCTGCATGACGAGACGATCCGCCAGCAGGCCTCCGGGGGGTTGCGGCTCGCCTCCGAGTGCAGCCACCTCGGCATGCTTCCCGGCATCAAGGTCGACCGGGGCGCGAAGCCGCTGGCCGGGTTCGAGGGCGAGCACGTGACTGAAGGCCTCGACGGGCTGCGCGAGCGGCTCGCGGAGTACCGGGAGCTGGGGGCGCGCTTCGCCAAGTGGCGCGCGGTGTTCGACGTGAGCGACGTGCTTCCGAGCTCGGGGTGCGTGGCCGCCAACGCCCACGCCCTGGGGCGCTACGCGGCCCTCTGCCAGGAGCAGGGTCTCGTGCCCATCGTCGAGCCCGAGCTGCTGATGAATGGGACACACTCGATCGAGCGCTGCGAAGAGGCGACGGGCCGAGTGCTGCACGCCGTTTTCGCCGCGCTCTTCGAGCAGGAGGTCCGGCTCGAGGGCATGCTGCTCAAGCCGAACATGGCGGTCGCCGGTGCGGCCTGTCCCAGACAGGCCTCCGTCGAGCAGGTGGCGGAGGTAACGCTGCGCTGCCTGCGGCGCCACGTGCCGCCGGCCGTCCCGGGCGTCGTCTTCCTGTCCGGCGGCCAGAACGATGTGCTCGCCACTCGGCACCTCGACGCAATCAACCGCGCCGAGGGGCCGAAGCCCTGGGCGCTGACCTTTTCGTACGGGCGCGCGCTTCAGGATGCGGCGCTCGCGACGTGGCTCGGCAAGCCCGAGAAAGTCGCCGCGGCGCAGCGGGTGTTCTGCCACCGCGCGCGTTGCAACAGCCTCGCCGCGCGCGGGGCGTACACGGATGCCGAGGAGAGGCAGTCACACGGCGTGAGGGCACCGGACCACCTCGCGGGCTGGCACGACGACTAGCATGTCGCCTGCCGATCCGCCGCTGCGATAGACTGCCCGGTGAGATGAACCCGAGCGCGAGGGCGTTTTTGCTCTGTGCGATGTTCGTGCTTGCCTCGTGCAAGACCACGGACAAGCTCGAGGAGAAGGTCCTCGCGGCGTCGCCGGCCCCCGACACCGGCTACCTCGAGCATCCCGAGAAGATGTCGCCGCACCCGGAGCGGGATCCTTTCGACCGCGTCTGGCTCTCGCCGACCTTCGATTGGAGTCACTATCACAAGCTGTACGTCGCCGCGGTCGACACCCGCCACGTGCTCGAGATGACCCTCTGGCAGCGGCTGAACGTGCGCACGATCGACGTGAAGAAAGACATCGCGGAGCTCGCGATCGAGTTCCACGACGACATCGCAAAGGCGTTCCGCGACGACCCGAAGCACCACTTCCAAGTGCTCGAGGACGCCTCCGGCGTC
It encodes:
- a CDS encoding histidine phosphatase family protein, producing MSGPARSHSATEVFLIRHGETQWSLSGQHTGVTDIPLTEKGRRAAKQLEPLLAGLNFSLVLASPLQRAQETCELAGLGDRVKADPDLMEWRYGEYEGLTPEQIQRRAPGWMIFADGCPGGESPGEVGARVDRLIGKVRAVAGRVALFGHGHVFRVFAARWIGLAPTEGGHFLLDTSTLNVLGYYRGIPAVKIWNAPLNARSMP
- a CDS encoding class I fructose-bisphosphate aldolase is translated as MTKSELEGTAAALVARGKGLLAADETVPTLTKRFDALKIESTPESRRDYRQMLLTTPGASEFISGVILHDETIRQQASGGLRLASECSHLGMLPGIKVDRGAKPLAGFEGEHVTEGLDGLRERLAEYRELGARFAKWRAVFDVSDVLPSSGCVAANAHALGRYAALCQEQGLVPIVEPELLMNGTHSIERCEEATGRVLHAVFAALFEQEVRLEGMLLKPNMAVAGAACPRQASVEQVAEVTLRCLRRHVPPAVPGVVFLSGGQNDVLATRHLDAINRAEGPKPWALTFSYGRALQDAALATWLGKPEKVAAAQRVFCHRARCNSLAARGAYTDAEERQSHGVRAPDHLAGWHDD